In Desulfobacter hydrogenophilus, the genomic stretch ATGAATTCCCCGCCCCGCTCAAACGGATCATAAATTTCTTCATTCATGTTATTTTTGGAAAAATCCATTTCCGAAGTAACCCGGACAATGGCTTTATTCGCCCCCACGATGCGCTCAAGCATGGTCTGGAGTCTGCGTGTCAGGTTCTCTTCAAAGCGCACCTTATACTGATATTGCGCATCTGCAAGATTTTCTGCATTAATTCGGGCCTCTTCTTCTTCTGATTTTCCCTCAAACAGAATCCGGCCGGCAGTATCCACAATGGTTACCAGTTTTGGGGTCAGATCCTGGACGGAAGACGCCACCAGATGTGCGATGGCAGCCACTTCGTCTTTCTGAAGATCTGCGACCAGCTCCAGCAGAATGGATGCCGAAGGCTGTTTGGTCTCCTCCACGAAAACCGACTCCTTTGGCAGTACAATCATAACCTTGGCATCCTTGACAGCCTCAAATGCCGCAATGGTGCGTGCCAGTTCTCCCTGAAGCGCCCGCTTCTTATTTATTTTTTGGACAAACTCGGTGGTGCCGAATTCGCTTTTATCGAAAATCTCGTATCCAACCCCTGCGCCTTTGGGAATGCCTTCTTTGGCCATGGTCAGCCGGATATCATATACCATGGTGTCCGGAACCAGAATGGTGGTCCCGTCACCGGTCAGGCGATAGGGCGTATTGGAAGATTTTAATATTTCCACGACAGCGGCGGCATCTTCCTGGCTCAACTCTGAATATGCGGCTTTATAAGGGGTTTGGTTGGCCCATACAAACATGGTGATAAACCCTGCCACCACCACCAGGGCCAGCCCGCCTATAAGGACTTTACGGACCATGCTCATCTCTTTGAACGTGGTAATGATTTTTTCAATTACTGGATTCATTTAAGCGGCTCCTGCTCTGCAAAGGGTTATACCTGCAGACGCATAATTTCTTCATAGGCACTCATGGCCTTGTTGCGGACCTGTGCCAGTACTTTTAGGGAGGTGGAGGCTTTGCCTAACGCCATCATGCCTTCATGAATACCAAGCCTGCCTTCTATGACGGCCTCAACAGAATCATCTGCCACATGCTGATTATTATTCACTTCCAGGACGGCTGATTCCAGACGTTTCATAAATTCTGGGCTTCGCTTGGCTGCCCGGTTCGCCACGGATTCCCTGTACAAGGAGAGTTTGCCGGGAATTTGTGTATTTATTCCATCCATTGATTTCATCCTTTTCCCCCAAAAAATTATTTACCTATTTCAAGTGCTTTGCTAACCATATTCTTTGTGGTGGAAAGCGCCGTGACACTGGCCTCATAACTGCGCCGGGCAACCATCATGTCTGAAATTTCGGTTAAATGATCCACGTTGGGCATCTTCACATAGCCTGTATCCGGATCTGCATCGGGATGGGCCGGATTATACACCAGATGAAAATCTTCCTGGGACCTGACAATCTGATCCACTCTGACACCTGTGCCGTTATCCGGCTTTTTTTCCTCCTCAAACTCAATGTCCGATAATTCAATCCGGCCGGACCGCTCCTTTCGAATCTTTTCTTGGACCACGCTTTCAAAGGAGTCAATATCATCTCCTTTGAATACCACCATTTTTCTACGATAGGGTCCGCCGTCTTCGCTTCTGGTGGTATCCACGTTCGCCAGATTTTCAGCAATGACATTGAGTTTCATACGATGGGCCGCAAGGGCCGTGCCGCTGATTTTTGATGCATTCATTAAATCCATGGATTATTTTCCTCCTTCATCAATGGCATAGTTGAGTATGGTCATTTTACGCAGCAGCATTTCGGCAGTAGATCTGAATTTCACATTGTTTTCCATCAGATTCATCATTTCCGTATCAATGTTCACCGAATCCAGGTGATAGATATCCACATCCTCGCTGTCCATACCGTTAATTTGACCGGCTGACCCGTCAATATTGCCGGATAGATGTTTTTCATTGGTTTTGTCCAGATAGTCAGGTTCCGGTTCAGTCATGGCCCGTTTGAGCGCACTTTGAAAATCTATATCGCTGGGCGTATACCCGATGGTATCCATATTGGCGATATTGCCTGCGATCAGGTTATGCCGCCGGGTTGAGATGTCCATACTTTTCCCGATCATCTCGTAGGTGTTCCCGAAAATTCTTGAATCGGCCATGTTAACCTCCGTTTTTTAAATTGAGGGTTCCGGGTCTGCCTCTATTCGCATTTCCCTTAGATGCCCGGGGTTGATATCCGGGCAGGAATACCGGAATATCGACATCATAAACGAAAAATGCAAATTGCATGCCTGAAATGATAAACAGCAGGAATCGTCAGAGAGGTTCTTTGTATTCGTTCAGTTTATTGCGAAGAGTTCTAACACTGATCCCCAGAATTTTTGCCGCATGTGTTCGGTTTCCCTCGGTCTGATCCAGTGTTCTGAAAATCATTTTTTCTTCCATCTCTTTGAGGGATACTGCCGAAAAGTCCTCATTGGCAACGGAGTCTATGCCTGTGTCATCAAAAAAGGCTGTTTCTGCGCCATCATCCATGAGCAAATCAGAAGGGGTGATCATATCGGTTTCAGCAAGAAGTACGGCACGATGAATTATATTTTCAAGTTCCCGGACGTTGCCGGGAAAAGAATGATTCTTCAGCATGGAACGTGCCTGATCTGTCAATCCTTTGACAGACCTTGCGTCAATCCTGCAGTATTTTTTTATAAAAAAATCGCATAAGGGCTGAATGTCCTGACTACGCTCCCGCAAGGGGGGGATAATCAGCGGAATGGTATTGAGGCGGTAAAACAAATCCTCCCTGAATGCCTGGTCCTCTATGGCTGTCTTGGCATCCCGGTTGGTAGTGGCGATTATCCGGACATCCACATCCACGGGTTGAGTGCCTCCCACCCGGTCTACTACCTTTTCCTGGAGTACCCGTAGGAGTTTGGATTGAAGATGAAACTGCATCTCCGTGATTTCGTCCAGAAACAGGGTTCCTTTATCGGCCAGTTCAAACTTGCCGGCTTTTTTTGCCAATGCACCGGTGAAGGCCCCTTTTTCATGGCCGAACAATTCGCTTTCCAGAAGGGTTTCTGGCAGGGCTGCACAGTTGATGGCGATAAACGGCTGCTGCCGTCGGGTACTTTTTTCATGCAGAAATCTTGCAAGCAGCTCCTTGCCGGTGCCGCTTTCGCCCTGAATAAGCACCGATGCCGACGAATCCGCCACCCGGGCGGCAAGCTTAAGCAGACGCGCCATTTTGGGGTCTTTAGTAATAATCTGAACCGCTTTATGTTTAACTGTTTTTCCCTTTGCAGCAGGCACGGGTGCAAAGGCTGTGACCAAGGATTTTTTAACGCTGAGTTCAAGCTGTCTTGGATCAACCGGCTTGATCAGATAATCCATGGCACCGTGCTGCATAAGGCTGACGGCATAATCCATCACAGGATCCGGGGTAAGGATAATAGTCTTTGGCACCCCGGTGTCTGAATCCGCCGCCTGTTTAAGAAAATCCAAAGCTGAGAATCCCGGCGTACCATCGTCGGCCACAACTACCGCAGGTTTTTGAGAAAGCACGTGGGTGATGGCATCCGAGCCTTCGGGAACGGCATCAACCAAAAAACCCATCGTCTCGAACAGGTCGGTATAGGTCATTCGCTCTTTGGGGTTTTCAATTATGAGAAATAATCGTTGTCCAGGCACGTTGCCAAAGCATCCTTATGAATTTATCATTTTTTCCGCCAGTCCCATCGTGCTCAGCCGCTGCCGGGCAAGCCGGGCCCAGACCGAGTCGTACGACTGCGCTACCTGTTCAAAGGTTTCTTTCGCCTTATCCAGAACATTGCCTTTCTGGTAGGCGTCCCCCAGTAGAAAACCGATATTTGACTTGGCCCGGTCACCTTTTGAGAAATCAAGGGCTTTGGCAAAGGCATTGGCTGCCTGGCCATAGGATTTCATTTCCAGGTAAGTTGACCCCAGCGTTTTGTATGCGCCTGTCAGTATCTCGTAATTTTCGCCAGGCGATGCGGCAAACGCCTTCACCGCACGGGCCTGGAGTCCAGACGCCGTTTTTAAGT encodes the following:
- the fliF gene encoding flagellar basal-body MS-ring/collar protein FliF encodes the protein MNPVIEKIITTFKEMSMVRKVLIGGLALVVVAGFITMFVWANQTPYKAAYSELSQEDAAAVVEILKSSNTPYRLTGDGTTILVPDTMVYDIRLTMAKEGIPKGAGVGYEIFDKSEFGTTEFVQKINKKRALQGELARTIAAFEAVKDAKVMIVLPKESVFVEETKQPSASILLELVADLQKDEVAAIAHLVASSVQDLTPKLVTIVDTAGRILFEGKSEEEEARINAENLADAQYQYKVRFEENLTRRLQTMLERIVGANKAIVRVTSEMDFSKNNMNEEIYDPFERGGEFIRSRKNRAEKVVQLDEQVGIPSSVNPITDEDQAGDKNRELINKSDDTVNYEISRRTRETQKPMAELTRLSVAAVIDGKYEFQTGDNGDTKRVYMPRSAEEMQQFQSIVTRAMGYNEERNDQVSMECFPFASIDDMQGTQERLTGWRMVQKEYGRLIANLLLVFVLFLFIIRPIIKTVRDIKVTVEQEALPSPEERAQLETEEKEPAFIEMNANQQREFFEMMTEDQKEEFIQKMTAAERNAYIANMSSHEKARYYAEKDLFKTVNIIKGWLSDVEEEEEED
- the fliE gene encoding flagellar hook-basal body complex protein FliE → MDGINTQIPGKLSLYRESVANRAAKRSPEFMKRLESAVLEVNNNQHVADDSVEAVIEGRLGIHEGMMALGKASTSLKVLAQVRNKAMSAYEEIMRLQV
- the flgC gene encoding flagellar basal body rod protein FlgC, translating into MDLMNASKISGTALAAHRMKLNVIAENLANVDTTRSEDGGPYRRKMVVFKGDDIDSFESVVQEKIRKERSGRIELSDIEFEEEKKPDNGTGVRVDQIVRSQEDFHLVYNPAHPDADPDTGYVKMPNVDHLTEISDMMVARRSYEASVTALSTTKNMVSKALEIGK
- the flgB gene encoding flagellar basal body rod protein FlgB; its protein translation is MADSRIFGNTYEMIGKSMDISTRRHNLIAGNIANMDTIGYTPSDIDFQSALKRAMTEPEPDYLDKTNEKHLSGNIDGSAGQINGMDSEDVDIYHLDSVNIDTEMMNLMENNVKFRSTAEMLLRKMTILNYAIDEGGK
- a CDS encoding sigma-54-dependent transcriptional regulator is translated as MPGQRLFLIIENPKERMTYTDLFETMGFLVDAVPEGSDAITHVLSQKPAVVVADDGTPGFSALDFLKQAADSDTGVPKTIILTPDPVMDYAVSLMQHGAMDYLIKPVDPRQLELSVKKSLVTAFAPVPAAKGKTVKHKAVQIITKDPKMARLLKLAARVADSSASVLIQGESGTGKELLARFLHEKSTRRQQPFIAINCAALPETLLESELFGHEKGAFTGALAKKAGKFELADKGTLFLDEITEMQFHLQSKLLRVLQEKVVDRVGGTQPVDVDVRIIATTNRDAKTAIEDQAFREDLFYRLNTIPLIIPPLRERSQDIQPLCDFFIKKYCRIDARSVKGLTDQARSMLKNHSFPGNVRELENIIHRAVLLAETDMITPSDLLMDDGAETAFFDDTGIDSVANEDFSAVSLKEMEEKMIFRTLDQTEGNRTHAAKILGISVRTLRNKLNEYKEPL